A part of Paenibacillus thermoaerophilus genomic DNA contains:
- the smpB gene encoding SsrA-binding protein SmpB, which translates to MAAKKNDGKVLVQNKKAHHDYFIEEMYEAGMVLTGTEIKSLRAGRANISDSFATIRNGEIFVHNMHISPFEQGNRFNPSDPTRARKLLLKKAEIHKLLGQSKQEGYTIVPLKVYVRNGYAKLLIGLGKGKKQYDKRETVAKRDAQRDIQRALREKQKVAR; encoded by the coding sequence ATGGCGGCCAAGAAAAACGACGGGAAAGTGCTCGTCCAGAACAAAAAAGCCCACCACGACTATTTCATTGAAGAGATGTATGAAGCCGGCATGGTGCTGACGGGAACCGAGATCAAGTCGCTGCGGGCCGGTCGCGCCAACATCTCCGACAGCTTCGCGACGATCCGAAACGGCGAGATCTTCGTGCACAACATGCACATCAGCCCGTTCGAACAAGGCAACCGCTTTAACCCCAGCGATCCGACGCGGGCCCGCAAGCTGCTGCTGAAGAAGGCGGAGATTCACAAGCTGCTCGGCCAGTCCAAGCAAGAAGGCTACACGATCGTGCCGCTGAAGGTCTATGTGCGCAACGGCTACGCCAAGCTGCTGATCGGTCTGGGCAAAGGCAAAAAGCAATACGACAAGCGGGAAACCGTCGCCAAGAGGGACGCGCAGCGCGACATCCAGCGGGCGCTCCGCGAGAAGCAGAAGGTGGCGAGATAA